Genomic window (Halomicroarcula saliterrae):
GCCGCGAACCTCGACCAGTACGTCAGCTCGATGCACGGCAACCACGAGGACGAAGTGATTATCGGGAGCCTGGACGCCCCGGACCGCTCCATCCCAATCCAGTCCTGGAACGCCCATGGCGGCGACGGCTTCCTCTGGGTCGAAGCCGATTCGATTCCCGAGGAGACGGCCGAGCAGCTCGAAGCCCGATACGACTACGCCTACATGTACCTCGTCGGCGACGAGGCGGCAATCAGCCCCGAGGTAGCCCGGAACCTCAGCGCGTACGGGCACGTCACACGGATTCCCGACGCCGGCGACCCCTATAGCGTGAGTGCCGCGTGGGCCGGGTTCAAAGACCTCGGCCGGAACCAGGGCTGGTGGTTCGGCGAGTGGTCCCGGAACATCGGATGGGGGCTGGCTGAGCCCGGACATAACTTCATCTTCTCGAACCCGAACGACTGGCAGACAGCCATCCCAGCCAGCGTCGAGAGCCACCGCGGCAAACACGGGCCGATGCTCGCCGTCAGGCAGGACGAACTCCCCACGCCCGTCGAGAACTACCTGCGGAAGTTCTTCGAGCCGACCGACGCGGCGCCGTACGACCGCAAGTACAACCACGGCTGGATCGCCGGGCCACCAGAGACGATTAGCCGGGGCGTCCAGGCTCAGGTTCACGGCATTCTGGAGGGAGGTGGGCCGTCATGAGACGAGTTATCGCACGCTACGACGACCCAGCCGATGCAACGGAAGCAGAAGAAGACCTCCGTAAGGACGGCTACGATCCGGAACGCCCGGATATCGAGAATCCGTTCTTCGATCCTTCGGCTCGGCCACCGGAAGCACGTGGCCTGCTGTGGGGCGGTCTCGTCGGCGGCGTTCTCGGTGCGATACTCCTGTTAGCGATGGCCATGGATATGATTTGGTTCCCGCGTCTCAGTCCGATACTGTCAGCTGGGCGGCTTGCGCTCGTTACCTTCGGGTTCACCATCGGCATTGCCATCGGTGGCTTCATCGGCGGTGTCTGGGGATTGTCCAAAGACGTTCCGGAAGCCGAAGGCCCTCGTGTTGCAGTACGAGTCTCGGACGCAGAGGTGGACGAGGTCGAAGACCGACTGCGGATGCATGACCCCACGGTGGTCGACGATGCGGTCGCCCGACATGGTGGGTAGTGAGTCATCGTAGCGTTCGTGTCGGCGGCTGGTCCGCTGGTCGGCTGG
Coding sequences:
- a CDS encoding cell wall-binding repeat-containing protein, encoding MTDKSRRQLLRDLATIPAAAGLGGIAMAQSEDGGQQTGPETADFDEWTATTMTTRLAGENMYETAAAYSQSVYTAINEPTYPGALILVNDSVLEAALPGVGLIHHPIDGAVLLTRQDELPQATRDEIERAHPEGVGMDGNVQVYLIGSERYISDAVRQEVEAMGMDVRRIPGTNPVRVAANLDQYVSSMHGNHEDEVIIGSLDAPDRSIPIQSWNAHGGDGFLWVEADSIPEETAEQLEARYDYAYMYLVGDEAAISPEVARNLSAYGHVTRIPDAGDPYSVSAAWAGFKDLGRNQGWWFGEWSRNIGWGLAEPGHNFIFSNPNDWQTAIPASVESHRGKHGPMLAVRQDELPTPVENYLRKFFEPTDAAPYDRKYNHGWIAGPPETISRGVQAQVHGILEGGGPS